A DNA window from Allokutzneria albata contains the following coding sequences:
- a CDS encoding HdeD family acid-resistance protein, which translates to MGDFLLRRWWLVVVRGVAAILFGIVSLAWPGITVLALVMVFGVYAFVDGVVAVAVALADKVAPSADRWMTGLLGVASLAAGVVAFTLPEITALTLLYLIAAWAVVAGVLQIVVAWRLRKVLSREWLLFVSGGLSVALGLVLFIRPGEGAIALIVTIAAFALLWGVVLTLVGIRLRTIGRRMAAEAELAEGTTAAL; encoded by the coding sequence ATGGGTGATTTCCTGCTGCGTCGATGGTGGCTCGTGGTCGTGCGCGGGGTGGCCGCGATCCTGTTCGGGATCGTCTCGCTCGCCTGGCCCGGCATCACCGTGCTGGCACTGGTCATGGTGTTCGGCGTCTACGCGTTCGTCGACGGCGTGGTGGCCGTCGCGGTCGCGCTCGCCGACAAGGTGGCGCCGTCGGCGGACCGGTGGATGACCGGTCTGCTCGGCGTGGCGAGCCTGGCGGCGGGGGTCGTCGCGTTCACGCTGCCGGAGATCACCGCGCTCACGCTGCTGTACCTGATCGCCGCGTGGGCCGTGGTGGCCGGTGTGCTGCAGATCGTGGTCGCCTGGCGGCTGCGCAAGGTGCTCTCCCGCGAGTGGCTGCTGTTCGTCAGCGGCGGCCTGTCCGTCGCGCTCGGCCTGGTGCTGTTCATCCGCCCCGGCGAAGGCGCGATCGCGCTCATCGTCACGATCGCGGCCTTCGCGCTGCTGTGGGGCGTCGTGCTGACGCTGGTCGGGATCAGGCTGCGGACCATCGGCAGGCGCATGGCCGCCGAGGCCGAACTGGCCGAGGGCACGACCGCGGCGCTGTGA